The Callithrix jacchus isolate 240 chromosome 20, calJac240_pri, whole genome shotgun sequence genome has a window encoding:
- the ZDHHC7 gene encoding palmitoyltransferase ZDHHC7 isoform X1, with translation MQPSGHRLRDVEHHPLLAENDNYDSSSSSSSEADVADRVWFIRDGCGMICAVMTWLLVAYADFVVTFVMLLPSKDFWYSVVNGVIFNFLAVLALSSHLRTMLTDPVSAGCVTGDPLVSGLVSHTDHVGAVPKGNATKEYMESLQLKPGEVIYKCPKCCCVKPERAHHCSICKRCIRKMDHHCPWVNNCVGEKNQRFFVLFTMYIALSSVHALILCGLQFISCVRGQWTECSDFSPPVTVILLTFLCLEGLLFFTFTAVMFGSQIHSICNDETEIERLKSEKPTWERRLRWEGMKSVFGGPPSLLWMNPFVGFHFRRLPTRPRKGSPEFSV, from the exons ATGCAGCCATCAGGACACAGGCTCCGGGACGTCGAGCATCACCCTCTCCTGGCTGAAAATGACAACTATGACTCTTCATCGTCCTCCTCCTCCGAGGCTGATGTCGCTGACAGGGTCTGGTTCATCCGTGATGGCTGCGGCATGATCTGTGCTGTCATGACATGGCTTCTGGTCGCCTATGCAGACTTCGTGGTGACTTTCGTTATGCTGCTGCCTTCCAAAGACTTCTGGTACTCTGTGGTCAACGGGGTCATCTTTAACTTCTTGGCTGTGCTCGCCCTGTCGTCCCACCTGAGAACCATGCTCACCGACCCCGTGAGTGCTGGCTGCGTCACTGGGGACCCTCTCGTGTCTGGACTAGTGTCGCACACAGACCATGTG GGGGCGGTACCCAAAGGAAACGCTACAAAAGAATACATGGAGAGCCTGCAGCTGAAGCCCGGGGAGGTGATCTACAAGTGCCCCAAGTGTTGCTGCGTTAAACCCGAGCGCGCCCACCACTGCAG TATCTGCAAAAGATGTATTCGGAAAATGGACCATCACTGCCCGTGGGTGAACAATTGTGTAGGAGAAAAGAATCAAAGGTTCTTTGTGCTTTTCACT ATGTATATAGCTCTGTCGTCAGTCCACGCTCTGATCCTCTGTGGGCTGCAGTTCATCTCCTGCGTCCGAGGGCAGTGGACTG AATGCAGTGATTTTTCACCTCCAGTAACTGTAATCCTGTTGACCTTCCTGTGCCTTGAGGGTCTTCTGTTCTTCACTTTCACTGCAGTTATGTTTGGCTCCCAGATCCACTCCATATGCAACGATGAGACG GAAATTGAGCGATTGAAAAGTGAGAAGCCCACGTGGGAGCGGAGGCTGCGATGGGAAGGGATGAAGTCCGTCTTTGGGGGTCCCCCCTCACTCCTCTGGATGAATCCCTTTGTCGGCTTTCACTTTAGGCGACTGCCCACGAGACCCAGAAAAGGCAGCCCGGAGTTCTCAGTGTGA
- the ZDHHC7 gene encoding palmitoyltransferase ZDHHC7 isoform X2, whose product MQPSGHRLRDVEHHPLLAENDNYDSSSSSSSEADVADRVWFIRDGCGMICAVMTWLLVAYADFVVTFVMLLPSKDFWYSVVNGVIFNFLAVLALSSHLRTMLTDPGAVPKGNATKEYMESLQLKPGEVIYKCPKCCCVKPERAHHCSICKRCIRKMDHHCPWVNNCVGEKNQRFFVLFTMYIALSSVHALILCGLQFISCVRGQWTECSDFSPPVTVILLTFLCLEGLLFFTFTAVMFGSQIHSICNDETEIERLKSEKPTWERRLRWEGMKSVFGGPPSLLWMNPFVGFHFRRLPTRPRKGSPEFSV is encoded by the exons ATGCAGCCATCAGGACACAGGCTCCGGGACGTCGAGCATCACCCTCTCCTGGCTGAAAATGACAACTATGACTCTTCATCGTCCTCCTCCTCCGAGGCTGATGTCGCTGACAGGGTCTGGTTCATCCGTGATGGCTGCGGCATGATCTGTGCTGTCATGACATGGCTTCTGGTCGCCTATGCAGACTTCGTGGTGACTTTCGTTATGCTGCTGCCTTCCAAAGACTTCTGGTACTCTGTGGTCAACGGGGTCATCTTTAACTTCTTGGCTGTGCTCGCCCTGTCGTCCCACCTGAGAACCATGCTCACCGACCCC GGGGCGGTACCCAAAGGAAACGCTACAAAAGAATACATGGAGAGCCTGCAGCTGAAGCCCGGGGAGGTGATCTACAAGTGCCCCAAGTGTTGCTGCGTTAAACCCGAGCGCGCCCACCACTGCAG TATCTGCAAAAGATGTATTCGGAAAATGGACCATCACTGCCCGTGGGTGAACAATTGTGTAGGAGAAAAGAATCAAAGGTTCTTTGTGCTTTTCACT ATGTATATAGCTCTGTCGTCAGTCCACGCTCTGATCCTCTGTGGGCTGCAGTTCATCTCCTGCGTCCGAGGGCAGTGGACTG AATGCAGTGATTTTTCACCTCCAGTAACTGTAATCCTGTTGACCTTCCTGTGCCTTGAGGGTCTTCTGTTCTTCACTTTCACTGCAGTTATGTTTGGCTCCCAGATCCACTCCATATGCAACGATGAGACG GAAATTGAGCGATTGAAAAGTGAGAAGCCCACGTGGGAGCGGAGGCTGCGATGGGAAGGGATGAAGTCCGTCTTTGGGGGTCCCCCCTCACTCCTCTGGATGAATCCCTTTGTCGGCTTTCACTTTAGGCGACTGCCCACGAGACCCAGAAAAGGCAGCCCGGAGTTCTCAGTGTGA